The sequence CAGGTGTGCAAGCCATCGGTGATGCCGTGCGATTAATTCGTAACCATGAAGCGGATGTTGCCTTGTGTGGCGGTGCTGAAGCCGCGATTGATAAAGTCAGTCTGGCGGGTTTTGCCGCCGCACGGGCATTATCAACCGGTTCAAATGATGCCCCAGAAAAAGCCTCACGTCCTTTCGATAGCGCCCGCGATGGTTTTGTGATGGGTGAAGGTGCCGGTTTATTGATTATTGAGGAGTTGGAGCATGCACTGGCCCGTGGTGCGCAACCTTTAGCTGAGATTGTCGGCTATGGTACCAGTGCCGATGCCTACCATATGACCTCAGGCGCTGAAGATGGCGACGGTGCTTACCGTGCGATGAAGATTGCTTTGCGTCAGGCAGGGATTTCACCCGCGCAAGTTCAGCATCTAAATGCTCATGCAACGTCAACCCCGGTGGGCGATCTTGGCGAAATTAACGCCATTAAGCATCTGTTTGGTGAGGGTAATACCTTAGCGGTAACCTCAACAAAATCGGCCACTGGCCATTTGCTAGGTGCCGCTGGTGGGCTGGAAACTATTTTCACCGTGCTGGCACTACGTGATCAAATCGTGCCCGCAACCCTGAATCTGGAAAATCTTGACCCTGCGGCTAAGGGGCTGAATATCGTGGCGGGAAAAGCTCTGCCACATGAGATGAGCTACGCCCTTTCAAATGGTTTTGGTTTTGGCGGAGTCAATGCCAGTATCTTGCTGAAACGCTGGGTAGGATAATTAAGGCAGCCAACAACGCTGCATCGTCAAGGACGAAGGGTAATTAACAACCTCCGCAATATGCGCATAAAGCGGAGGTTATCCCTTAGTCTGACAGAGAGCCGCTTAAGCGGTCACAGCCCTGTCCTCCATGGCTTGTCGCCAACCTCCTAACCAATGCGATCTAGCGTCTAAAGCTTGATAGGGACAAATTTCCCTTGAACGCCCTGAAATACCTGCCTGATAACCACGTGACAACGCCCTTTCCAGGCGATCTCTTTTCTGTCTCTTCATGCCTCGTTTCCCTCATCTTTCGGTCTGGTGGAAAGAAAACAGTGACCACTTTATGTGCAATCACAGTTAAGTGATAGTCCTTAAGAAACAGAAAAGCAATGCGCAATATTCACGCCAATGTCACATTTGTGAGCTATGCACGTAGAATGCGCTAAGTGATTGATTTGGGATGAGCGATGGTAATACTTTGATATTTAATGACAATCCTCTTTCATAGCAAAATTATTATTGCTAATGAAAGAGGATTAGACTGATTTAGAACAATATATTATTTAAGTCGTTGCAACTGAGCAGAGATTGTCCCAGCTTCCTGCTGCCAGCCCGCAGCCAAGGTGCGGATCAAAGCATCATAGCCATCTTCACTCTGTTTAAGCTCCAGATCGAATGGCTGCTTAATCAGTTGCCCCTGATGTTTCAGTATCCAGACACCACGGATGATGGCTCGGCCATCATAACGCCCATGGAAGCCAGTGACAGTCACATTGAGGACATCCTGATCACTATCCAGCGGCTGGGAAGAGACTAACCAGCCCGGCAGCGCGTAGCTCAGATTGGTGACCAACGTTTGTTGCAACTGCTGATCCAGCGGACTGGCCCATAGGTTGTTGGCGGCAATCACATATTGCACATCATTAGTTTGATAGACCACCCCCGTCGCGGCGAGATAATCCGCAACACCCACATGCTCAATCCACAGTTGCCTTGATGCCACACTGCTACTGGCCGTAACAGGTGCACTCATTGTCGGTAACTGATAATACGTTTTACTGGGTTCGCTGCTGCAAGCGCTGAGTAACAGCGCGGCGATAACTGCCATCCATTTCATCATTTTTTGGCCTTCTTAGGCTGAGGGTCCTGACTTCCTGCCGCTTCAAATACCAGCGCATTGCTCTTCTCATTCAGCGTCCGCAATACCGGTTGTAATTCACGCAAGACCTGATCTAATCGCTGCATATCGCCGACCATTTTATTGTAGGCCGGTGAACCAGGCTGGAAGCCTTTCATGCTGCGATTCAATTCGTTCAAGGTTTTTTGCAGATCTTGTGGCAGATCTTTCATCGCCGGACTGGCGGTAATTGCCGTCAGCGACTCCAACGTTTTTTGCGTCTCACGCATGGTTTTCTGACTCTCAACCAGCGTTTTCGTGACCTCATTCAGCATCGGATCCAGCGGCAGATTGTTAATCTTATCCAGCGTTTGCATCACTTTTTGCTGCATCTGCGCTAAACCGCCACTGACTGTTGGCAGTAATGGATAACCCGCCACCTCCAGCGGCCCTTTCCACGGTTTGGCATCTGGATAGAAGTCCAGATCAATGAACAGTGCGCCAGTCAACAAGTTGCCCGACTTCAATGATGCCCGCAGACCGCGCTCTTTGGCGGTTTTCAGTATCTGTTCGAAATTAGCATCCGGGCCTAAATCATTACGGAAACGGCCTGGCTCAATACGAATGAGTACCGGAATGCGGAAATCATTATCAACGCGCTGCTTCATCCCATCAGTGAAGAATGGCACATCCGCAACAGTTCCCACGCGGATACCTCGGAACTCAACCGGAGCACCTGACTGCAAACCACGGACTGAATCGGAGAAGAACAGCAAGAAATCCTCATGTTCCGTGTACAG comes from Yersinia mollaretii ATCC 43969 and encodes:
- the fabF gene encoding beta-ketoacyl-ACP synthase II gives rise to the protein MNMRRVVITGMGVVSPLGCGIETVWHRLLAGQSGIRVLPDEIVGDLPAKIGGQVPTLAADPEAGFDPDKAVAPKDQKKMDRFIEFAMAAADEAIAQAGWQADDSEKQDRTATVIGSGIGGFPSIAHAVRTTDSRGPKRLSPFTVPSFLVNLAAGHVSIKHHFKGPIGAPVTACAAGVQAIGDAVRLIRNHEADVALCGGAEAAIDKVSLAGFAAARALSTGSNDAPEKASRPFDSARDGFVMGEGAGLLIIEELEHALARGAQPLAEIVGYGTSADAYHMTSGAEDGDGAYRAMKIALRQAGISPAQVQHLNAHATSTPVGDLGEINAIKHLFGEGNTLAVTSTKSATGHLLGAAGGLETIFTVLALRDQIVPATLNLENLDPAAKGLNIVAGKALPHEMSYALSNGFGFGGVNASILLKRWVG
- the rmf gene encoding ribosome modulation factor, whose product is MKRQKRDRLERALSRGYQAGISGRSREICPYQALDARSHWLGGWRQAMEDRAVTA
- the pqiC gene encoding membrane integrity-associated transporter subunit PqiC gives rise to the protein MMKWMAVIAALLLSACSSEPSKTYYQLPTMSAPVTASSSVASRQLWIEHVGVADYLAATGVVYQTNDVQYVIAANNLWASPLDQQLQQTLVTNLSYALPGWLVSSQPLDSDQDVLNVTVTGFHGRYDGRAIIRGVWILKHQGQLIKQPFDLELKQSEDGYDALIRTLAAGWQQEAGTISAQLQRLK